From the genome of Muricauda sp. SCSIO 64092, one region includes:
- the hemB gene encoding porphobilinogen synthase, which translates to MYPLIRNRRLRTSESIRRLVRETVITPDDFLVPLFVVEGKGIKEEIASMPNYYRLSLDNLEKEVRELWQMGLCAVLLFVKVPDNLKDNEGTEALNSNGLMQRAIQTVKSACPEMLVMTDVALDPYSSFGHDGIVAEGKILNDETSEVLGEMSISHAQAGADFVAPSDMMDGRILTIREALENEGLTDTGIMSYAAKYASAFYGPFRDALDSAPVAVQNVPKDKKTYQMDPANRFEAIKETQMDVAEGADIVMVKPGLAYLDIVREIRNEVEVPVAVYQVSGEYAMLKAAAEKGWLDHDAVMLEQLIALKRAGANIIASYFAKDAVRLL; encoded by the coding sequence ATGTACCCACTTATTCGAAACCGAAGATTGCGCACCTCCGAATCGATACGAAGATTGGTTCGTGAAACCGTAATTACCCCAGACGATTTTTTGGTACCGCTCTTTGTCGTGGAAGGGAAGGGTATTAAGGAAGAAATTGCTTCCATGCCCAACTACTACCGTTTAAGTTTGGACAATCTGGAAAAGGAAGTCAGGGAATTATGGCAAATGGGGCTTTGCGCGGTGCTGCTGTTTGTGAAAGTCCCCGACAATCTCAAAGATAATGAGGGAACCGAAGCATTGAATTCAAATGGATTGATGCAAAGGGCAATACAAACGGTTAAAAGTGCATGCCCGGAAATGCTGGTCATGACGGACGTGGCGCTGGATCCCTATTCCTCCTTTGGTCATGACGGTATTGTGGCAGAGGGGAAAATCCTGAACGATGAAACCAGTGAAGTACTGGGGGAAATGAGCATTTCCCATGCGCAGGCCGGTGCCGATTTTGTTGCGCCGAGTGATATGATGGACGGTAGGATACTCACCATTAGGGAGGCCTTGGAAAACGAAGGATTGACGGATACCGGAATCATGAGCTATGCCGCAAAATATGCCAGTGCTTTCTATGGTCCCTTCCGGGATGCCCTGGATTCCGCTCCAGTAGCCGTGCAAAATGTACCCAAGGACAAGAAAACCTATCAGATGGATCCTGCCAATCGGTTTGAGGCCATTAAGGAGACCCAAATGGATGTTGCTGAAGGGGCGGACATCGTTATGGTCAAACCTGGATTGGCCTATCTTGATATTGTGCGGGAAATACGCAATGAGGTAGAGGTCCCCGTTGCGGTTTATCAGGTGTCCGGCGAGTATGCAATGCTCAAGGCGGCCGCCGAAAAAGGATGGTTGGACCATGATGCGGTTATGCTGGAACAATTGATTGCCTTAAAAAGGGCCGGGGCCAATATCATCGCTTCCTATTTTGCCAAGGATGCCGTACGGCTACTTTAA
- a CDS encoding serine hydrolase domain-containing protein has protein sequence MKNIAFLFASFLGWSCFSQNVDHLTKVHPSEMGLDSIVIHTKADSIITHGIKEQAFPGAQLLVTKKGRIVFHKAYGFHTYDSLQPVSLSDRYDLASVTKITAPLPALMQLVDEGKLNLDLPFSTYWKPWRKQKDKKDLTLREILAHQAGLHPYIVFLNKIRTKKGKLKRRFIRKTPSKRFQKQAYEKLYVKNRFERKVWRTINRSKVSQDKKYQYSGLAFLIFPKLIEQLSGQGYPSYLKENFYDPLGAKTLGFNPKKNDAAPIIPTEMDTIFRHTLTQGWVHDENAALLGGVSGNAGLFGNARDLAKLLLLYQNYGQVNDKIFISSHTVREFIKVQYPENENRRGLGFDKPFLGNDTLALKDAYPAPLASPESFGHSGFTGTFVWVDPKYQLVFIFLSNRVHPYRSHRNLYELNIRTALHQVFYEAKIEGN, from the coding sequence TTGAAAAATATAGCATTCCTTTTTGCCTCATTCCTTGGTTGGAGCTGCTTTTCCCAAAATGTAGATCATTTGACCAAGGTCCATCCTTCAGAAATGGGTTTGGATTCCATCGTTATACACACCAAGGCAGATTCCATCATAACGCATGGTATAAAAGAGCAGGCTTTTCCAGGAGCGCAGCTATTGGTCACAAAAAAGGGAAGGATTGTTTTTCATAAGGCCTATGGTTTTCATACTTATGATAGCTTGCAACCGGTCAGCTTGTCGGATCGTTATGACCTGGCTTCGGTGACCAAAATCACGGCCCCCTTACCGGCTTTGATGCAACTCGTGGACGAGGGAAAGCTGAATTTGGACCTCCCTTTCTCCACCTACTGGAAACCTTGGCGTAAACAAAAGGATAAAAAAGACCTTACCCTCCGTGAAATTCTGGCCCATCAAGCAGGATTGCACCCCTACATTGTCTTTTTAAACAAAATCAGGACAAAAAAGGGAAAACTAAAAAGACGGTTTATACGCAAAACGCCATCCAAAAGGTTCCAAAAGCAAGCTTATGAAAAGCTGTATGTCAAAAACCGATTTGAACGGAAGGTATGGCGAACCATAAATCGCTCCAAGGTATCCCAGGACAAGAAGTACCAATATTCCGGACTGGCCTTTTTGATTTTTCCCAAATTAATTGAACAGTTATCCGGGCAAGGGTACCCATCCTATCTTAAGGAAAACTTCTATGATCCCCTGGGTGCCAAAACACTTGGTTTTAACCCGAAAAAAAACGATGCTGCCCCCATCATTCCCACCGAAATGGATACCATCTTTCGTCACACTCTAACACAGGGGTGGGTCCATGATGAAAACGCCGCTTTGCTTGGTGGGGTTTCTGGGAATGCCGGCCTTTTTGGCAATGCCCGGGACTTGGCCAAACTGTTGTTGCTCTATCAAAATTATGGACAAGTGAACGATAAGATTTTTATTTCTTCCCATACGGTAAGGGAATTCATCAAAGTGCAATACCCAGAGAACGAAAACCGTCGTGGTCTTGGTTTTGACAAGCCCTTTTTGGGAAATGATACGTTGGCCCTAAAAGATGCGTACCCGGCTCCCTTGGCCAGTCCGGAAAGTTTTGGACACTCCGGTTTCACTGGGACCTTTGTTTGGGTAGACCCAAAATACCAATTGGTTTTTATATTCCTCTCCAACCGTGTTCATCCTTACCGTTCCCATAGAAACTTATATGAACTCAACATTAGAACAGCCTTGCACCAAGTCTTTTATGAAGCAAAAATTGAGGGGAATTGA
- a CDS encoding CNNM domain-containing protein: protein MGLLIFYAVISIFFSFLCSILEAVLLSITPTFINVKKQEGKAYALELEHLKKDVDKPLIAILTLNTIAHTVGAILVGVQAKVAYTDLYGSTTHSIFGIEFTEEVMVGVVSTVMTILILVASEIIPKTIGATYWKQLANFTAKALKAMVFIMKWTGLLWLLQLFTKLIGKKGSHGSVLSREDFTAMTDIAEEEGVFEESESKVIRNLLTFDEIEAKDIMTPRTVMKSASEETTIQEFFEANRPLRFSRIPVFTERADNITGFILKDEMLEAIINKEGKNPLSTIRREILVTSRNKPIPQLLEKFVEKNEHISLVVDEYGSVSGLVTMEDVIETLLGLEIMDESDNVEDLQVLARKNWEARAKRLGIIPEEIPDED, encoded by the coding sequence ATGGGACTCCTTATTTTCTATGCCGTTATTTCTATTTTCTTTTCTTTTTTGTGCTCCATTTTGGAAGCAGTGCTCCTGAGCATTACACCCACTTTCATCAATGTAAAAAAACAGGAAGGCAAGGCCTATGCACTGGAACTGGAACACCTTAAAAAAGATGTGGACAAACCGCTGATTGCCATCCTAACGCTCAATACCATTGCCCATACGGTGGGTGCCATTTTGGTCGGGGTACAGGCAAAAGTTGCCTATACGGACCTCTATGGGAGTACCACTCATTCCATCTTTGGCATTGAATTTACGGAGGAAGTCATGGTTGGCGTGGTTTCCACGGTCATGACCATCCTAATTTTGGTGGCTTCCGAAATCATCCCCAAAACCATTGGGGCCACCTATTGGAAGCAACTGGCCAATTTTACGGCAAAAGCACTAAAGGCCATGGTGTTTATTATGAAGTGGACCGGTTTGCTTTGGTTATTACAATTGTTCACCAAACTTATTGGAAAAAAAGGATCCCATGGCAGTGTATTGAGCCGTGAGGATTTTACCGCCATGACGGATATTGCCGAGGAAGAAGGTGTTTTTGAAGAGTCCGAATCCAAGGTCATCCGTAATCTACTGACCTTTGATGAAATTGAGGCCAAAGATATCATGACCCCAAGGACGGTAATGAAAAGTGCTTCGGAAGAAACTACCATTCAAGAGTTTTTTGAGGCCAACAGGCCTTTGCGGTTTTCCCGAATCCCTGTTTTTACGGAACGGGCAGATAACATCACCGGATTTATCCTAAAAGACGAAATGTTGGAAGCCATTATCAATAAAGAGGGTAAAAACCCCCTTTCTACCATACGGAGGGAAATCTTGGTGACAAGCAGAAACAAACCCATACCCCAGTTATTGGAGAAATTCGTGGAAAAAAACGAACACATCTCCCTGGTCGTGGATGAATACGGTTCCGTTAGTGGTTTGGTCACCATGGAAGATGTGATAGAAACCTTGCTTGGCCTTGAAATTATGGACGAAAGTGACAATGTGGAGGATTTACAGGTGCTTGCCCGCAAAAACTGGGAAGCGCGTGCCAAACGCTTGGGGATTATCCCAGAGGAAATTCCAGATGAAGACTAA
- a CDS encoding methylated-DNA--[protein]-cysteine S-methyltransferase produces the protein MESVVVHTPLGFAEITGDENGLVSITVSDMERPLDIIPEVLEDAVHQLKEYFEGIRKTFDLTLNPQGTDFQKRVWEALLTIPFGKTVSYLELSKRLGDVKAIRAVAAANGKNPLWIVVPCHRVIGSNGDLVGYAGGLHRKKWLLEHESPSKQQTLF, from the coding sequence ATGGAATCCGTCGTCGTACATACACCCCTTGGCTTTGCAGAAATAACCGGTGATGAAAACGGATTGGTTTCCATTACCGTTTCCGATATGGAGAGACCGTTGGATATCATTCCTGAAGTGTTGGAGGATGCTGTCCATCAACTGAAAGAGTATTTTGAAGGCATCCGTAAGACATTTGACCTTACCCTAAACCCCCAAGGGACCGATTTTCAAAAACGGGTCTGGGAAGCACTTCTCACCATTCCTTTTGGGAAAACGGTTTCCTATTTGGAGCTTTCCAAAAGATTGGGGGACGTTAAAGCCATTAGGGCCGTGGCGGCGGCCAATGGGAAAAATCCACTCTGGATCGTGGTTCCCTGCCATCGTGTTATTGGCAGCAACGGGGATTTGGTTGGTTATGCCGGAGGGCTGCACCGAAAAAAATGGCTCTTGGAACATGAAAGTCCCAGTAAACAACAGACCCTATTTTAG
- a CDS encoding 3'-5' exonuclease, which produces MLKRLNLDNLLFLDIETVPERPSFTALPEEKQLLWEQKSKYQRKDEFSPEEFYDRAGIWAEFGKIICISVGYFAFKGDIRTFRVTTFHGEEAQLLQDFKQLLNSHFNQAKHLLCAHNGKEFDFPYIARRMLIHGIGLPYKLDLFGKKPWEVPHLDTMELWKFGDYKHFTSLRLMAHVLGIPSPKEDMEGSMVRDVYYEENDLDRIITYCELDVVTTAQVFLRLRGDDLLTEDEIKKV; this is translated from the coding sequence ATGCTAAAGCGTTTGAATTTGGACAATTTATTGTTTCTGGACATCGAAACCGTTCCGGAACGTCCTTCTTTTACTGCACTTCCAGAGGAAAAACAACTGCTCTGGGAACAAAAATCAAAATACCAAAGAAAAGACGAATTCTCCCCCGAAGAATTCTATGACCGTGCCGGAATTTGGGCAGAGTTTGGTAAAATCATCTGTATTTCAGTGGGCTACTTTGCCTTTAAAGGCGATATAAGGACATTTAGGGTAACCACCTTTCACGGAGAGGAGGCCCAATTGCTCCAAGACTTCAAACAACTGTTGAACTCCCATTTTAATCAGGCGAAGCACTTGCTCTGTGCCCATAATGGCAAGGAGTTTGACTTTCCTTACATTGCCCGAAGGATGCTGATCCACGGCATAGGACTGCCCTATAAATTGGACTTATTTGGCAAAAAACCCTGGGAAGTACCGCATTTGGATACCATGGAGCTCTGGAAATTTGGCGATTACAAACATTTTACCTCCTTAAGGCTTATGGCCCATGTTCTTGGTATTCCCTCCCCAAAAGAAGATATGGAGGGCAGTATGGTACGTGATGTGTACTATGAAGAAAATGATTTGGACCGAATCATTACCTACTGCGAATTGGATGTAGTTACCACGGCGCAGGTTTTTCTAAGACTACGAGGGGATGATCTGTTGACTGAAGACGAAATCAAAAAAGTGTAA